TGCGTGCGCAGGCTTTCTACCGCGGCGAGATCAAAGCATTGCGTATCAAGGATGGCTGAGAAATACCCTTCATGCAGCATTTCGCAAACATACCCGGTGCTACCACCAGTGCAAAATCCCCCTCTAAGGCCAGTCTCCGCCATGCGCTCTTTGAGGAATTTGGCCACTGCAAGCGAGGCGCCGCCGGTTCCGGCCTGAAAAGAAAATCCTTCATTAAAATACCCTGAAGCCTCGATTACCCGTGTCGCCTGAGCGGCTATAAACAGCTCTAGCGGATCGCGGGTGAGGCGCGTCGCGCCGGTCATAATGCCCGCTGGGTCGCCAATTTTATCAACCCGAACTACGTAGTCCACTTGGGTTTGCGGTATACTGATCGGAATGGCGGGATAGGGCACTAAATTGTCGGTCACAGCCACCACGCAGTTCGCGTATTGAGCGTCTACCATGGCGTATCCTAGTGAGCCAAAGGCGGTACTGCCATGTACGCCATTCATGTTTCCGTACACATCAGCGGCCGAGGCCCCCAAAAAGGCCACATCAATTCTCAGCTCTCCAGACTCGATAGCGCGAGCGCGTCCACCATGCGAGCGAATAACCACGGGAGATTTTAATGGCAACTCGCGCGTCAGCACTTCAGCCAGCTCTCCCCTGAGACCACTGGTCGTTATGGCCGAGATTACGCCACTTCTAATGTGAGGAAGCAAAGCACTGTGCACACTCTGCAGTGAACTTGGCGCTAGCGTTATATCTCTAATACCTAAGGAAGCGATTTCGTTTACAACCATGTTTACAAGCATGTCGCCATTACGAAAGCTATGATGGAATGAAATGGTCATACCACTCTTTAGTCCGCTGGCCAGGATGCTCTCTCTTATCGATGGCAGCAGCTTATTGCCAGTGGAGGGACTCCTCCGAATGGGAGTCGCATGGTGATTACCCGTAGGTGTGGTGGCAAAAACACCCGCATAGGGCTTAAAGTTGCCTAGGTTCTGCACAAACAAAGGGACGGAGCGACCGATGGCATTAGTTGTCATTATCATACCTGCACCCCCCGCCCGCTCCCCGCCGCACGGGCTATGTCTACTATGCGCTGGGCCTTAGCCACAATTGGGCCATCGACCATTCTACCGTCAACAGAGATTACCCCTGTTCCCTTCTGCAGTGCATCCGCGTAGGCGGCTAGCACCCGTTCCGCCTTGTATACTTCATCTGACGTCGGTCGATAGACATCATGTACTATCGCGACTTGGCGAGGATGCACGCAGCTCTTGCCTGCGAAGCCAAGCTGCTTGGCCGCTTTAACATCTGCCCTAAACCCCGGCTCGTCATCAATGTTGCTGTAAACGGTGTCGATGGGGTCGATACCCGCTGCTCGTGCCGCTAAAACCACCGCCGAACGAGCAAAGAGAAGCTCTTGCCCTTGTGCTGTTCGCTCTGACTGAATACTATGTGTGAAATCCTCAGCACCAAAGGAGATGGCGATGAGCCGCGGTGAGGAGACAGCTATTTTTGCTGCGTTAGTGACACCCCTAGCCGTCTCGATGGAAGCCATGAGCTTGACAGAGCCACTAGGCAGACCTGCTTCACGCTCACAGTGGTCGATAAACTGATCCGTATAGATGATGTCTTCGGGCGATTCCACCATAGCCAGGCGTAAGACGTGAGGCCTAGCAGGTACGAGTGCGCGGATATCATCGGCAAAAAACGGGGTATGCCGCCCGTTTATGCGCACACATAACTCGCAATTCCCAAAGTCAAGCGTCTGCAGGGCGCGGACGACCAGTTCTCTGGCGGCATCCTTTTGATCAACCGCCACGGCATCTTCTAAATCTAGAATAATACTATCGGGAGAGAATACAGCAGCGTCAATGATAAGGGCAGGATTATTGCCAGGCACAAAAAGCATGCTACGGCGCAGACGCTTACTCATCAACACTTGCCTCCATAGATCGCTTTATCGCTGTTGTTACCCTAGCTCGTAACACAAAATCAAGCGCACCGCTATCCATCACTTCAATGGTAGCAGACATAATGCCGAGCTCTGTGGCAATTTCGCGCACACTAGACTGCATAGAAGCAAGGAATCGCGGGGCAACTTTGCTCTTTATCCGGATAGTCAAGGCCTCGTCTTGCGCCAAGGCCACATGCACGAGGGCATCACCAGACTCAAGGCTGCCGGCTTGTGCATAGCGTCGTATCATAGGGAACATCACTCCTTTCTTCATGCCGGTATACAATTTATTATGATACGGGAATAAATCGCCCTCAAATACCCATATTTGCGCAGAAACACCCCTATTGTCCGAGCTCTTTCATGCCTGTATACACTTTTCTGCGTCTACTTTGCATCTCCTGCCGAATACCATAACTTTGCGAAAATTAATTTAACAACGATGGCGGTCAGAAATCTATTCCCACTGCAAGAGATAAGCCGCCTTAGCGTTGCCAACATGCCGGCGGGCCAGTAGTTCGGCCAACTCTGCATCGCGTTCCTCAATAGCATCGACAATGAGATTGTGTTCTTTCCAGGCCTGGCTCTGTCGCTCCGGAGTAGCAAGACTAATGCCACGCAAGCTGCGCAACTGGCCCGCAAAAGAGGCCAACAACGTCTCAATGCGCTGGCTACGGCTAGCCCGAATGAGAATTGAGTTGAACTCGGCGTGGACTACCATGTAGCAGGTAAGATTCTCTGGCAACGGTCGCATTCTCTCCAGTTTTTCGCGCAGCTCAACAACTTCACTCGACGTTGCTCTGTGCGCGGCTAGCCTAGCCGCCAGCCCTTCTAGGACACCACGAATATCATAGATGTCCATGGCCTCTTCTTTCTTGAGGCTGACTACGATAGTCCCTCGCCGTGGAATGGCGACGGCCAAAGACTCTTGCTCCAGCATACACAGAGCCTCGCGCACTGGTGTGCGGCTAACGCCCAGTTGCTTCGCCAGTTGGCTCTCAATTAGGCGGTCGCCGGAGGCAAGGTGGCCTTTCATAATTGCCGCCCTTAATTTTTCGTGCACAATTTCCCGCATGGGACGCAAATCTGTTACCTCGATTGGTGTTAGCATCGACAATCTACACAGCTCCCTAATGCCTTGAATATACACCCATGGCCCTCAGCAAAAGAGTACCTATGGTTGTTAAGAATGTCAACCATGCAGCCTCCGAACGATCAAGGAAGGTTAACTGCATGCGTATGTCGAAAAAGTCATAACATAAACCCTATACTAAAAGCGCCAGAAAGGATGAATCAAATGAGAATAAGCGTCAGTAATGTTGAACTAACTACTGCCCCCGTCGATGCCGTTATTGTCAGTGTGCTAGAGGGGGCTACGTCGCTAGAGGGGCCTGCCGCAAGCGTCGACCGGGCTTCAGGCGGGATGATAAGCCAGCTCCTCGCAAGCGGCGATTTCAAAGGCAAATTAAATGAGGTAATTGCCTTCTACCCACAGGGCCTGGCGATGCGCAAGGTAGTCGTAGTTGGGCTTGGCTGTGCAGAAAAGCTCACTGTCGAAGGCTTACGCCAAGTGGCGGCCAACAGCGTCAAGGCAGCCGCCAAGGGTAAGATCGCTACTATTGCCTCGGCCTTGCATGGAGCAGGTCTAGCCGGAATAATCGCGGAAGACGCTGCCGCGGCCTGGGCCGAGGGTGCGCTCCTTGGCCTCTATACTTATGAAGCGATGAAGAGCAAGCGCGAGGATAAACCCCTGGCAGAACTAATGCTAGTAGCGCCAGAGGCAAGTCAAGCCCCTGAGCTAGAACAGGGCCTAAAGCGCGGGCTAGCCCTAGCAGAGGCCACCAACCTAGTACGCGACTTAGTCAATGCCCCGGCCAACCACATGACACCCACACATATGGCCGAAACGGCCCTAAAAATAGCCAGCGATACGGGCATGTCCTGCGAGATCTTAGAGAGAACCGACATGGAGAGCCTCGGTATGGGCGCCTTGCTAGGGGTGGCTAAGGGTAGCACCGAAGCGCCGAAGCTCATTGTCTTAAGCTACCAGGGCAACCCTGGCGGCGAGACTATGGCCTTTGTGGGTAAAGGTCTTACTTTTGACAGCGGCGGTATTTCCATTAAACCTGCCGACGGCATGCACTTAATGAAGGACGATATGGCCGGCGGTGCGGCAGTACTAGGCGCTATGATGGCGATCGGACAGCTGAAGCCTAAAGTGAACATACTAGGCATAGTACCAGCGACGGAAAATATGCCCGCGGGCAACGCCTTAAAGCCGGGCGATGTAATTACCGCCATGACCGGAAAAACCATCGAGATCATTAGCACCGACGCCGAAGGTCGCCTGATTTTGGCGGATGCCGTGGCTTACGCCGTAAAACTAGGGGCGAAAAAGATTATCGACATCGCCACACTAACAGGAGCCTGCGGCATTGCTTTGGCCCATGTCTACTCCGCCATGATCACTAACTGCGACGCTTTGGCCGCAGAATTTAAGACGGCAGCTGACCGCTCCGGCGAGCGTTACTGGCCTATGCCAAACCATGACGAATACCGCGAGATGTTCAAGAGCCCTGTCGCCGACATTAAAAATAGCGGTGGCCGCATGGGTGGCGTAATGACGGGCGGCCTCTTTATTGGCGAGTTTGTCGGCACAACACCTTGGATACATCTAGATATCGCGCCTACCGCCTACACCGAGAGCGAAAAGCACTACCAGCCGAAGGGTGCGACTGGGGTCGCCACACGCACTTTGGTCAGTCTAGCTCTGCTCTGGGCTAATTAATCTCAACTTGAGATAGTCGGCTAGTTCTGCTGCCGCCCGAGCTACTGCATCGCGCACTTTAGTTGTATCATAGTCTAACCAGAGGTTCTGTACCGCGAGCAAGCCCTGCTCGCGGTTTGCCTTAAGCTCAATCCGGCCCACAAGCCGCTCGCCAAGTAGCACTGGTACCACGTAGTAACCGTAGACTCGTTTGGCCGCAGGTACATAGACCTCCCAGCGGTAGTGAAACCCAAAGAAGTCCACTAGGCGGTCGCGATCCCAGAGCAGGTTGTCTAAGGGGGCCACAAAAACGGCGTCCTCTTCGCTTATACTTGGTGGGCTCATAAGCTCGGGCAGAAGAGACGCATGGCAGTAGTACTTTCGCTTTACACCCTCTACCTCGAGGGCAGTCACCCGCCCGCTATCGAGCAAGCTCTTTAGTAAGCGTGTGGCATTAGTCTTAGGCGTTTCTAGCCAACCAAAGCGAAAAAGCCCCGTCTGGCTGAGCCCATAAGCGATCAGAAAACGCTCCAGCATGAAGAGGCGGTACTCGGCTTCGTCTACCTCTTGCGCAAACAAGGCCGGCGACACTATTCTCTCCGGCAGGTCGTACCGTCTGTGCTGCCCATCACGCGAGCTGATCAGCACCTGCCCTGTGTAATGCAAGTAATCAAGGGCTGCTTTTTCTGCCTTGGTCTTGCTGACGGCCCCGTCCCACCAACCATGAACTTTAGTGCTGGTTACGAAATTGCGCGAGGCTTGCGCCCCATGGTCGGCAATGGCGCTGAGTACCCTACGGGCCGCGTCTAACACCTCGGGCGAGGGCTGGTAGGACGCGCGATTTTGCCGCATCTTGTACGCCAGGTAAGGATACTGCTCCATCGGCACAGCGCATAGAGCGTTGCACCAGCTCTCAAAAGCAGATTTTGTGGTATAGAGCTCTGTTTCAAGCATCTCGGGGCGGTAGCCAGCCACCCTGTTATACAAGACACTGTGGTGGTTGCGCTCGTAGACATTAATAGGGTCGATTTGTACCGCGCCAAGAAAGCGAATGGCCTCTCTTACACCTTCTTGCCCTTGCCATTTTCCCCCATGCGCCTGGTAGCGCTGTCGCCCGACCATAAAGCTACGGGCCTGTTCGCGCGTAATTTTCACTAAGACCACTCCTTTTATCGCAGAGCTGGTTGCCCGCAAGGCATTTTACTTCCCAAGTATACCACGACAGGAATTTCGCTGCGCCTGTCGAACATTTGCAAAAAGCAAGGCACAAAGTGCCAAGACGTAAGGAGGGGCATAACATGAAGAGCGATGACTTTCTCGCCTTAAAAAATTGGGCCGTAGCTGGTGACGTACTTAATCCAGACAAATTCGCCCACAAAATTGCGCATAAACTAAAGAGCAGGGGGTACCACGTGGCACCAGTCCACCCTGACGGCGGCGAAGGTGTTTATACCGATCTAGCCTCACTGCCTAGTAAGCCTGAGGTGTTGTGCCTAGTAATCAACCCGCGGGTAGGCGAGCAGTATCTTGAGCAAGCCGCGGCACAGGGTATAACCCGGGTGTGGCTACAGCCTGGCGCCGACACCGATGCCATACTATCACGCTCACGAGCGCTCGGCCTTGAAATTGTGCAGGCCTGCGTCTTGGTGAAACTACAGTAAGAGAAGGGGATGCGCTATGGGTAGTATTGAAGGTCGTGTCGGTGGTTCATTCGACGGTTTTGATGTTTCGGTCACGGTTGAAGATGGCGGTACCAGTATCTCCGGACGCATAGGTGGTGTGTTTCGCGGTGGCGACATTAAACTCCACATCAACCAAGACCAGATCGAAGGGCGCCTAGGTGGAATGTTGCATGGCCAAAGCCTCTCCGGTGAGTTTGGCAAAGAGAGCTTCGCTGGCCGGATCGGCGGCGGTGTCTTGGGAAAAGAGATATGGCTTATGCATACCAATAACCAGATCGAAGGGCGCGTGGGCGGTGAATCGCTAGGGTTTAGTTGCCTGCTCTACTATGATGCAGCCCTAGAAACCTTGACAGGCAGACTAGGTGGCGAGGTTATCGGGCATTCTGTAGAGCTCAAGGTTTCTGGGGCCAGCCCCCTGCTGGCCGCCTTGCTAGCCGTCTTGACTTATCATTACCACCAGTTTTCCTCACGTTCAAATGCAGCACCTCACCAGTAAAACTTGATGAATACCACCTGCAAGATCCGTGCACTTCAGTAAAGGCCTCTTGCTCGACAAGGAGAATTAGATGCGCTTAGTAATAGTAGCTGTAATACTTCTGTTCTCTACAATTTATGGTAGCCTGCATTACTACATAGGGCTTCGCTTTCTGCAGTCCTTTGCCCCCTACTTGTCTCTACACCTCGGCCTGTACTGGGTCTCAGTCGCCCTGCTATCGTTCTCCCCTTTTGTTTCACGCCTAGTCAAGCGAAATACCCGGCGCCCGGCCCTCGACCGCCTAGCCAGTTTCAGCGACTACTGGCTAGCCATTCTCTACTACGCAGTGCTGCTCTGGGGAGCGGTGGACATGCTGCGCTTCGTTTTCGGAGCTGGCGCTTCTCCCTCCCTAGGGGTCGGGGTAGGGGTTATCCTGGTACTGGTTTTTATTCTCTCCTACGGTGCCCTAAACGCCAGCACACCCCGCCACACCACTTACAACATCACCCTTAACAAGCATGTAGAAGGGCTTGCTGGGCTCTCTGCCGTCATGGTCTCGGATCTTCATCTTGGCACCAGCTTCAATAATGGTCGCCTTGCTGAAATGGTAGAGCACGTGAATGCTCTCCGGCCAGATATTATCTTCTTTGCCGGCGATATAATTGATGGCGACGTCAGCGAATTCGCCAAAATAGAGATGCCGCGCACTTTGCGCCGTCTCACGCCACGCCTGGGCTCCTTTGCTGTACTCGGCAACCATGAACACATCGGCGGCAAGTCAGCTGACGCCGTAAAGCATATGACCGCGGCAGGCATCACAGTTCTCATCGACCAATACACCAAGGTTAATGAGCAGTTCTACGTGGTTGGCCGCAATGACCGTTCTGGCCGCTACATGGCAAGAAGCGTTGCCCCCCGCAAAGAGCTCTCGGCCATAATGAAAGACATCGATCACACGCTTCCTATCATCCTCTTAGATCATCAGCCTGCAGCGCTGCACGAGCCCCTCGCCAACAAGGTAGACCTACAGCTTTCGGGGCACACCCACAACGGCCAGTTCTTCCCCAACCACCTCATCACCAACCAGCTTTTTGAAATCGACTGGGGCCACTTCACAAAAGAGTCCCTACAAGTCATCGTATCCTGCGGCTACGGCACCTGGGGCCCGCCCATACGTACAAGCGGCTACAGTGAGGTGGTGAAGATAAACGTAAAGTTCTCGAAGTAACAACAAAAGCACCGCCCTCAATGGGGAGGTGCTTTTTTGTCATGCAAAAATTAGCCTGCAGTAGCGCTAAATGAATGAGCAAACGAGTTTTACGGGATTACCGTCGCGTATGTCGGGAGTACTTGTGTGGTAGCATATTTTGCTCTTACTGTTCTGAACTCCTTCATACTATCAAACATCAACCTCAGTCGTGATGTACGAAAGCAAGGCGTGGATTTCTTTACCCTTAGGCGTCAGTGCGTCGTTGGCGGTCTCATGGTAAAGCATGTAGTCGATCAAGTACTCTTCAAGCGCTACAATCATGCCATCGTCATACAATGCATCAAAGTCGAACGGAACAGCGATTTCTCGCCACAATGCCCTTTGCCACGGATTTAGGTTTAGTTTCATCGTTGTCCCCCTTTGTTTTTGTGCTTGGCTTTTGTCCTAGGTGGCTGGTTTGCCTATAGACTGGCCAAAGGCCAATCGCAAACATAATCGCCCCGCACATGCGGGGAGCATTTAGTCTGCTATAGCTGCTTTGAGCGAGCCTTTTTCATCGTCCTCTACAATCTCGAATTTCCCCCCTCGGCCCTCAGAATGGTTTGTAG
This sequence is a window from Bacillota bacterium. Protein-coding genes within it:
- the citF gene encoding citrate lyase subunit alpha encodes the protein MTTNAIGRSVPLFVQNLGNFKPYAGVFATTPTGNHHATPIRRSPSTGNKLLPSIRESILASGLKSGMTISFHHSFRNGDMLVNMVVNEIASLGIRDITLAPSSLQSVHSALLPHIRSGVISAITTSGLRGELAEVLTRELPLKSPVVIRSHGGRARAIESGELRIDVAFLGASAADVYGNMNGVHGSTAFGSLGYAMVDAQYANCVVAVTDNLVPYPAIPISIPQTQVDYVVRVDKIGDPAGIMTGATRLTRDPLELFIAAQATRVIEASGYFNEGFSFQAGTGGASLAVAKFLKERMAETGLRGGFCTGGSTGYVCEMLHEGYFSAILDTQCFDLAAVESLRTHPRHVEMSASFYANPHSKACTAHITDIMMLGATEIDTAYNVNVLTGSDGIMMGASGGHSDTAAGTKLRLVTAPLIRGRFPIVVDKVHTVITPGECIDVLVTERGIAVNPLQKALAERLKQAGIETVTIEELQWRAEKLTGRPEPLPQSEDIVALVEYRDGTLIDVVRRVI
- a CDS encoding HpcH/HpaI aldolase/citrate lyase family protein, giving the protein MLMSKRLRRSMLFVPGNNPALIIDAAVFSPDSIILDLEDAVAVDQKDAARELVVRALQTLDFGNCELCVRINGRHTPFFADDIRALVPARPHVLRLAMVESPEDIIYTDQFIDHCEREAGLPSGSVKLMASIETARGVTNAAKIAVSSPRLIAISFGAEDFTHSIQSERTAQGQELLFARSAVVLAARAAGIDPIDTVYSNIDDEPGFRADVKAAKQLGFAGKSCVHPRQVAIVHDVYRPTSDEVYKAERVLAAYADALQKGTGVISVDGRMVDGPIVAKAQRIVDIARAAGSGRGVQV
- the citD gene encoding citrate lyase acyl carrier protein codes for the protein MIRRYAQAGSLESGDALVHVALAQDEALTIRIKSKVAPRFLASMQSSVREIATELGIMSATIEVMDSGALDFVLRARVTTAIKRSMEASVDE
- a CDS encoding GntR family transcriptional regulator, with product MSMLTPIEVTDLRPMREIVHEKLRAAIMKGHLASGDRLIESQLAKQLGVSRTPVREALCMLEQESLAVAIPRRGTIVVSLKKEEAMDIYDIRGVLEGLAARLAAHRATSSEVVELREKLERMRPLPENLTCYMVVHAEFNSILIRASRSQRIETLLASFAGQLRSLRGISLATPERQSQAWKEHNLIVDAIEERDAELAELLARRHVGNAKAAYLLQWE
- a CDS encoding leucyl aminopeptidase, producing the protein MRISVSNVELTTAPVDAVIVSVLEGATSLEGPAASVDRASGGMISQLLASGDFKGKLNEVIAFYPQGLAMRKVVVVGLGCAEKLTVEGLRQVAANSVKAAAKGKIATIASALHGAGLAGIIAEDAAAAWAEGALLGLYTYEAMKSKREDKPLAELMLVAPEASQAPELEQGLKRGLALAEATNLVRDLVNAPANHMTPTHMAETALKIASDTGMSCEILERTDMESLGMGALLGVAKGSTEAPKLIVLSYQGNPGGETMAFVGKGLTFDSGGISIKPADGMHLMKDDMAGGAAVLGAMMAIGQLKPKVNILGIVPATENMPAGNALKPGDVITAMTGKTIEIISTDAEGRLILADAVAYAVKLGAKKIIDIATLTGACGIALAHVYSAMITNCDALAAEFKTAADRSGERYWPMPNHDEYREMFKSPVADIKNSGGRMGGVMTGGLFIGEFVGTTPWIHLDIAPTAYTESEKHYQPKGATGVATRTLVSLALLWAN
- a CDS encoding YcaQ family DNA glycosylase, with the translated sequence MKITREQARSFMVGRQRYQAHGGKWQGQEGVREAIRFLGAVQIDPINVYERNHHSVLYNRVAGYRPEMLETELYTTKSAFESWCNALCAVPMEQYPYLAYKMRQNRASYQPSPEVLDAARRVLSAIADHGAQASRNFVTSTKVHGWWDGAVSKTKAEKAALDYLHYTGQVLISSRDGQHRRYDLPERIVSPALFAQEVDEAEYRLFMLERFLIAYGLSQTGLFRFGWLETPKTNATRLLKSLLDSGRVTALEVEGVKRKYYCHASLLPELMSPPSISEEDAVFVAPLDNLLWDRDRLVDFFGFHYRWEVYVPAAKRVYGYYVVPVLLGERLVGRIELKANREQGLLAVQNLWLDYDTTKVRDAVARAAAELADYLKLRLISPEQS
- a CDS encoding CoA-binding protein, which translates into the protein MKSDDFLALKNWAVAGDVLNPDKFAHKIAHKLKSRGYHVAPVHPDGGEGVYTDLASLPSKPEVLCLVINPRVGEQYLEQAAAQGITRVWLQPGADTDAILSRSRALGLEIVQACVLVKLQ
- a CDS encoding metallophosphoesterase; the encoded protein is MRLVIVAVILLFSTIYGSLHYYIGLRFLQSFAPYLSLHLGLYWVSVALLSFSPFVSRLVKRNTRRPALDRLASFSDYWLAILYYAVLLWGAVDMLRFVFGAGASPSLGVGVGVILVLVFILSYGALNASTPRHTTYNITLNKHVEGLAGLSAVMVSDLHLGTSFNNGRLAEMVEHVNALRPDIIFFAGDIIDGDVSEFAKIEMPRTLRRLTPRLGSFAVLGNHEHIGGKSADAVKHMTAAGITVLIDQYTKVNEQFYVVGRNDRSGRYMARSVAPRKELSAIMKDIDHTLPIILLDHQPAALHEPLANKVDLQLSGHTHNGQFFPNHLITNQLFEIDWGHFTKESLQVIVSCGYGTWGPPIRTSGYSEVVKINVKFSK